Genomic DNA from Epinephelus moara isolate mb chromosome 24, YSFRI_EMoa_1.0, whole genome shotgun sequence:
CTGTAAGACAAATTTAAGGGCTAAAAACCACTGAACTCTGCTAGCTTCCAAGCTAATAGGTTCAAAGCTAAATTCATTGCTGCTCACTTCCTGTTCGGATTTTAGTTAAAAGATCTGCTAGATTTAATTAGCAGTAGGTTACGTTAATTTTACAGATAAGATATCTTTAAATGGACGTAAGTCGAGTTTCAGTACTTTACCCTCACAGCTCACCTGCTGGTCGGTTTGTGAGACACACTCGCGGCCTTCCGTCATCTCCCGGTCCTCAAGTACCGGATGTAACAGAGCCCACCACCGGCCTGGAGTGGTTTGAAATGACCGCATCAAGTGGTATTAACACGTCTATGTAGTCAGAATATTACTAGTAAAATTAATAATGCTAATTCTTGACCAAGTATCTTTTTATTGCCACAGGTCCTTCCAATTCAGACCAGGGAGTCCCAAGGTCGCCTGTGGTGTTAGCTTCAGCTAGCATCCATAGCTCCCCTCTCTACAGTGAGTCTGCTAATAGCTAATAGCCTAGCTGGCTACCGATTAGCACATTATGATTTTACTGTGAGTATTGATAAGTATTTGTCAGATACAGAGAACCTAGTCAAATAAAGAGGAACATTTCAGCTAACGTAAATGTGATAGAAACATTTTAATTAGGAATGTtaatttttaaactaaaagcAATCACAAAATGTGCTAACTTAAACACATAAATATACTCAAGTTTACTCAAATGTACTCAACTTTACTTGTGCTTGAGTATATCTACAAGGTATGTTAAATTCCACTACATCAGCATCCATACTTACTGGTTGTAATTTTCCTGATTCATTTAAACTACCCTTGAGTATTTAAAGTTGATTAAATTACTGACCATAACAGTAAAATTCTGCCTCTGTGTTCATTTTAATGCATGAGTGATAATACCCTGATAATGTAATTATATAAAAGTGACAGGGGCCATTAATGCCTTTACTTatgtcaaattaattttaaattgaAGGGCTTTAATTGGTGAAGGAATGTTTAACagctttttttctaatttgacTTAATTAAAggatctctccctctctcaacCAAGGTTTGAACCTCACAGTAAGTTTGTCCATATCTGATTCAAAAACACATGGAAACAAATACTACTGCATTTTACAGACTTTGCAGTCCCATCCACCCCAGTGCAGGAAGCACTGACGTTTCCCCTCAGCCTCAAGGAAGAGTTCTGCACACCACCCAGCAACAGTATGGTGTCACCACTGGGTAAGATCCTGAAACATGAGGATAACTGTGTGCACTTTATGAATAAACATCGCCATGTATAGTGCATAGTCCACGGCATAATTAATAGACAGCAATTGTGTTATGCCTTTTTATCCTCATACTTTTTGTACAAACACCCACAGTTCAAACTGTGCCCACCTTTGGAGAGCAAGAGCCTTTTTTGGAAAGAAAATACTCTTTCAAAAGTGGATCCAAACCCAGTGTAGAAATGGCAAAAGAAAATGGAGTAAAGTAGAGAAAGACAGCATCTGGGaatcaaaaagaaaagacacaaactgagCCTGGAAGCTGTAAGTcatgttttgttcatttgtttatgATGTGTTATGACCAGCATCTGTGTCGATTGTTGAAAATATATTTAGACTCCATTGGTAGGTCCTTGAATTTATGCTtatgtgtttatatgtatttGTATCTTCACTATATGACTGACTCTCTTACCCCTATTCTTCCGTACTGCCCATCAGTCATCCTTGTTACTTTTACAGTTGTCATACAATGAGATACTTCTTTATCAGAGCCTGTAGGTGTCACTGTTGTACTTGTTATCTAGCACTAGagcagctgctgttgtttgtgtgagtTGGTGGAGAAACTGATATGCTTGTTAGACAGGCAGAGATACTGCATTTTGGCAGAGGGACCATATATGTGTTTCCAGGTCAAATACATGacatttaaagttaaatattGTTATTTAACACAGTTACTTTTTGGTGGTTTGCTGAGCTGGTTGCTCAAAATGAGAACTGATACTCTGCAAGGCTCCTAAGCTCAGGTTAATACAGGGGAATAGAGGCTTAgtgaaatgttttaatgaaGATGGCTGGTTTAATGCCTGCAGCCAGTAACAGAAATGTGGTCTGAGGTTTCCTAAGATGCAGGACTTTAGGCGATTGATTCTAAAAGTTTGGGGCAAAGAGGGTTTCGCTGGGAAATACTTTGACGCTACAGCAGGGTTAGATTCACTGTGGACAAAGGACAAAAGTTTTAGACATCTGTCACACGCCAGCGCATGCCCTCCGCCCTCCAGACAATAAAGCTGTGGTTAGGAGGGTGGTGTCCGGGGAAGAGGGTCAGGATCTCCTCAACTCTTCCTGTCCATTTATGCTACGCTCTCTTGAGCTTCTAACAGGGTCTTTACATAACACAAATGACTCCCTTACCAGTTTTACAACGTGAACTTGATTTTACCGGTACAAATTTTAAGGAAAGGGGGACAATGTTCAGAGACTGATTGTTGAAATAAATTACTTAGTTGGGTTTAAATGCAGGTTTTGTTTTCCTGAGGAATTTTCTTGAAAGTATTGCTCCATTTAAATCCAATTAAAGATGTATAATCTTTAATTTATTATAGAAAACTTTATTCCTCTTGTATGTTGAATTGAATTGTATGGAAGTGTAATACATTCGGTTGAGATAAAAATGccctgtttttttctgaattaacaagattattatctcagaattgtaaaaaaaaaaaaaaaagaaaaagaaaaagaaaaagaaaaaaaaagttttcatgaaaaatatctgctgtttttctgaataattaaattattatattgttaatttggaaaaacagcaccgttttttccccttttttcttgaaaaaaataatacctCTGTTATCAGGACATTTGGGGTGCCGTAAGCAGTTTTGTCAGTGTCACATTCATGTGGCAATACTGGGTAAAGTTACTTgctatcatgctgcaacatgaagTTGGACCTGGAGTcaatattttaaattgaaaacattAGTATATTTTAGTGAATGATAATGACactaaacattttcaaattacatggacaaaaagacaaagtcaGACCTTTCTTTGGTGTGATATCTTCATTTCCATGACACAACAGTCTTTAATGAGGTAGACTATAACAGGTCAAGAGTTAGAAGCATTGCTCGTTAAACTGGCATGtgaaatgacatgaaataaatatttcCATGTACAATGTCTTCAAAATGAGGTAGAATTGGTTACAGAGAATGTACAAGATACAACAAAAGTACAACTGGATAACGGAGATAACACTGAAATGCCATTTGCCATCAGCTGGACAAATTCAACTCCACTTACTTCAATGAATCAGAGTAACACCAAGAAACAGCAAACACTGTCGTTTGTTGCAGTGTGTAGGTACATGTAATGCACATTCTTTGTGTGGCATTGAAGAGCATTCAATTGTTGTAGCTAAGCGctgaaatacttttaaaatctgGGGGTAACAAACAATATTATTTGTGTAACACCTTTTCTttaatctgttttcttttctccagAATTTCTTTGAAGCTAAAGCTTTGTGTGAGGTTTATTTTTCACACTCAACCACATTCTGAGTAAGTTCAATTTTATGAATGTGCTTATATTTCcaaattaaaatacttttaatcacatttaattTCAGACTAAATCTGAAGCTGCATTTCAGCCTAAATCTTACTATTAAAGGGGATCCACTCTGGGCAGGCTTTTAGGCAAgaattttgtttgattttaacaaaataatagTATGGCACAACTGATGAAGGGGTGACATAGAGGAGGAACAAAGCTATAacttggcaaaaaaacaaatgtttacgGCTGTAACTGTACATAGTTTCTGACAGTGCACATACTTGGTAAATTTTTAACTTCTCCCTTCTTCATGGCCTCATGTTAGAGTTGAAATCAAGCTGATTGCCTGGTGACACTGTCAGCAGTTTTAAAATACTGATATGGGAAAATGGAGACTGGACACTTTATTAAGACATTTAATAAACACCTATTATAAAGCATATACTGTAGCATGTGTACGTCTTGATATGTCAAAAGTTGTTTATCAGGAGTGCTTTGTTTTTGACAGTTTGTCCACAAAAACCGTTTTCCCACCGCTAACTACACTAACACTTAACATGTCATTCAATTCTCCACCAAAACCTAGAAGAGAATTACATCTATACATgaagaaaatatgtttcatATATCTAAAAACACCATTGATGTACATTATGGCATGTattgttcttttaaaaaaaatatctgaattaCATTCAACATTTCAGGCCTTGGTACAAAAACCTCAAGTTTAATTTTCCCAGAGCTaagaagcagtgtgtgtgtgtgtgtgtgtgtgtgtgtgtgtgtgtgtgtgtgtgtgtgtgtgtgtgtgtatgcatgtgtgtgtatgtgcattttctACTAGTATCAAAGGCCTTGTAAGTTCATTGTTTCCCTGAAGTGTTCAGAGTATGTTTTGCTCTTAATAAAAGCCATGGCTCTGTTTTCATCTTGCTCCATAAAGCTCCCTACAAACACCCTAAGGTAATAACATACATTCTTATTTtatcattctgaggtaacaataTTTTTCCTGAGTATTCAATAACATGACTATAAATCATCCTTTTGAGAGGCAAAAGTAAAGAGAatgcatattaaaaaaaagtaaatccTGTTGCAGACGGGCAGGTGGATCTTCATCAAGAATGTAATGTTAAGCGACAATTATTTGAGGCACTCAGAAGCATTTATCCTCCATTGAGATCTGTATGCCTCTCAGTCTGGGCTGTGCatccaaacagaaaataaaaacaggcttaCGTGCCTTTAAGCCTCTCTGAGTGAATGTTAGCAGTATGCAAACTTCTACATTGCTGTTTGATTTTTGGTTGATTGGTTGATTTGTATAGTCATTACTTCTTTTTACTTTGAGTATTAAGGTGTAAGTTGCACTGTTATTCACAGATTTTTTGAAAATATACCTGCTAGGTTTAGGATCAGCAGAAATCTGCAAGTAAACAACACGCTTTGAAGACTGTCTGCATATATGCTGTCATTGAGTGAACGCTTAATACGTTTGAACAAATGAACATAAAATCTTCGATTCATTTCCCCACTCTTTCTTTACATCAAAACTATTTTAGAGGGCGGCTTCATGTATACTATGTAATCATTTGATAAGCAGCTTGTTATGTATAAactggacaaaaataaaaagttgttCAGTAatgaaaaaggttgagaacaAGAAGCAGGACCCGAGGATAGAATACGATAAAGACCATGACAAGAAGAGGTTAAGGAAACTGAAAAGACAAGTCAAGTTTGGGGGGAAAGCGAGTGCTGAGCAGGAAAACATTCATTTCTCGAGGCCAGGTGACAGACCGAGCCTTAGAGTTAGAGACTTAGAGAGCTGTGTAAAGAAGCAGTGATTGTGCTGAAGTACTATGGCAACCTCACCATTTCAGTTATTGCTCTCCTTACTTTTTGGTCGGTAATGATTTTTGTGGTAGAACGTATTGCAGTCAAAGGCCTTTTGCATACATAATGGCCACAAATAATTACACCAATTTCTAAAGCAGCAACATTGCAGTGCTGCTGCCGCAGTAGCAGAGAGGAAATAAATAGGATCCTGAGAGAAACAGACACTCACATGTTTAGACTGTCTTAACGCTAGTTATGTTTAGAATGCCTTACCTTAACCCCTAAAACTTACCATAACCTTACGGAGCAAAATGCCCCTGTGAATCTTTggaaaaacattaataatgaaaatgttaaagATGCACAAGAAATCCCAGTCTTGTGCCCTCTTGTGTCTGTTAGTGAAACTAAACCTTTCATTGACAAATCCAACTTTATTCCCCCCAAGTCTGTCATGATTGAGAACCCTGGTTGGTTTCAAAGAGCGCAAGAATCCTCTCATGTCCAACCAGTGTTGTCAGCGCCCTGCAGTGGGGTCCTCAGATCGTGTGTGCGATGCGGGTATCTTCATAGACATTCTCTGTTGCTGAGGAAAGTTGTGCTCCCCTGACACGCTCTCTCCTGCTAGGCTTGATGGTGGGCTGTAGTCCCCTGCCCCGCCATAAGGGGGTGACATCATGGGCTTTCCTGGTTTGTAGGCCTGTGGGTCAGAGGCCGAACCGCTCATGTCGTAGCCATTACCGTGCCCTTTGCCATGACTGTTTCCATGGCCATTGCCATACTTTCTGTAGCGTGATCCCTCCACCTCTCCAGCCTCCTGTCCTTCCTCTGCCATCTCAAAGGCCTTACGTTTCAGTGGCACCCCTCCATCGGAGCTCCCTCCAAGGCTGTGAGATGGGTAGCTGTAACTGCCCCCCACCATTGTGGGTCTAGGGGCCAGAGGAGTGGGGGCACTAATCCCAGGGGGAAGGTAGGAGGCACTGGGGTGGCTGTATCCAGACGACAGGCTGGTTTGGGGATAGCAGCCTGGAGGGTAGTTGTAGACTGGAGTGCTGGCGCTGTAGCTGGGCACAAGAGTAGGTGCAGCCTGCAAAGAGTGTAGGGGGGCAGGCGGAAGTGCTGCGCTGGACTGAGGGCAGTATCCTGAGGACAGGTAGGTGCTGTTGTAGGCAGGAGGATATTCCTGAGATGATGGGGTACTGCAGGAGCCAGCGCCACTGTAGCCTGGCTCGGAGGCCAAGTTACTGCTCACTACTGTCACACTTCCTGTGGCTGGGATGCCCACTGATGCAGAGCCGACCTTTGTGCCAGTTAATGCTTCTAGTCCAGGGTAACACTCCATGCCCTGACCCAGAGCCCAtggctcagattcagtttttaGGAAAGTTCCAGGCTCTGAGTATGCCCCTGTAGGAGGGCGTTCATAGGACAGCTCCAAGCCTGAGTACTTCTCAGCATAGCGTTTCAGCAGAGAAGAAGCAGTAAGGGCAGAGATGTCATCACTTGCCCAAGGATAACCTGCAGGGGCATAGCTGCGGCGAGCAGCTGTAGCATAGGGGTCGTGTTTGTGGGCAGACGGTGGTGAGGTGGTAGAGGTGACATCTAGGTGCTGCTCAGGCCACTGAGATAAGGGGGCGGCGTGCTCCGGGGACCAGTGCATCTTCAACAAACCTGACAGAAACGAGAAGCTGAGTTAGTCCAGACAATTGCGAAATTACGTATCAGATGTTTCAAATTAGCAGTGCAGTAATTTGTGTAGCCCAGTTATTTTAGGTGTTTTACCTCCCCTGTCTTCAAAAACTCACAAGCAAGCTATGAGTCCAGCCTCATGAATATCTGCCCTCATAATCACATCAGCTCGCTGACCCTTTTCCAGAATCATGTCAATGCTTAGCCTGTGCTCTTCTACACAGTTTCATCCAGGCAGGGGACAACTGTTCTAATCTTTATGTGAAGCCGAGAAACATAGCCCCCAGCCTGGTCTCCACGGCGATAAGCCTCTATCAGCCTGTGAGCTGCCCGCTGCCTTTGCCTCTCTCACATTAGGGCCATTGTTGTCTCAGTGACTCTCTTAGTCCACAGAGCCACCCCCACCGAGCGTGTGATCTAATTCGGCCCAAACCTCAGGGGTCTGCTGAACAGGGGGAataggaggtggtggtggtggtggtgggggggtgtCAGAGTAGCTTTTCATCATACAACACATAGAGACCGGACTAGTGTATCTGAAAACACTTTTACAAATACACAGATTGATTGAGCAGTCAAAAAAGTCAGATTTTCATGTGCCATGTGTGATTATGCAtgcacatttacacaaacagagtAATCCACTGGTTTAGTGGTCGGGGGCTTTGATTGGCTTTTGCAGGCCTTGTCTTTTTGAACTGGCATTAGGCTGACATTCCAGGCATTGCAGAGTATTATTAAACTGTCCTGACCCCAGGCCTGAGGCTTCTCTACAACAGCACTGGACAGAGGAAGAAGTTAGTGCCTCATATGTTATCAATAAAGTGGTAACAAAATCATGGTACATTCTCTAGTAATGCAGACAGGCATAAATATCTTTCCTTTGTGACTTTTTTCTGTCCTTTTGCAGTCTCTGCAATTTTTAACACTTTCTTCTCAGTTTTGCAGAATTAAAACGACTTCTGAATAAATGAGgtctattcattcattctttctttttGAAAATAATCCTTACACTTCAAGGaatgttttttcttcattttgtcaGAAAACAGCATGTTGCAATCAAACATATTATGATAGTTTCATGACTTCAGCTTTGATTTAGGATAGGGTTGCGACTAACGTTTAATTTCATCTTTGAGTAATTTGCCAGTAATTCTTTTGACCTACTGATAAATTGTTGTTTTGATAAAATGAGGAAAAATGCCCAGTAAAACCGACCAGAGCTGTCTGAAAACCAAAAGAAATTTACATTCTACAGTGATAtttaaaacagaagaaaacagcaaattctcacattggAGAAGCTGGAATCAAAAACTAATTAGTATTTTTGCTTGAAGAAAATGATAATAGTCAAAATAATTGCTCATTAATTGTCTGTCCATCGCGTAATCGACTATATAGTTTCAGCTTCATTCAAGCCCCTGCTCATCCAGATGTTTTAGGAATTGGGCCATGCCTGTTTTCAAAAGCTgcattaggaaaaaaaacagggaatAATAGCAGCAGTGGTAGGTGTTTCTATACATACTTACTCGCTCACACGTCTGGTCTGAAACGGTCTACATGTGGATTATGTCAGGTTGTGTCACATGTCCACTAGGACCACCAGATGGGCCTCAAATGGGCCACATGTTGATCCCTAAATTAAATGAGCCTTCAACCCAATAATCCCACTCATCCAATCCAGGGATCGCAGCGCTCTTGACCAGCCCAAGCTCCACCCTGGATCAGAGAAATCCCTATCCCTCTGGGAATTCTGACTCGTCAAGGTGCACATCCCGggcacaaaaacatgattgGCATATTACCACCAACACACAGTCATACCTGTGTAAATACCGTGCCACAAATAAATGCTCAACAGAAAGATCTAAGAGAGATACTTATGTAGTTAAGAATCAAAAAACTGTATATCTTGATCCAGGAAAATACTTAACCCTGACCAGAGGGTGTTGAATCATTGTATTTCACAGTAATCTACAgatcaaggctggattacttgATGGGTCTTCTGGGCACAGGGTTAGGGAGCCCTTAAGTCCCCTAACCCTGAACCACAGTGCCTACTGTGAAGCCTGTTATTAACATTTCTCATTACAGACCCTGAAGGTTCAGTCATTTTTAGACAATATCAGAGCCCAAAGTCCTTCTGAAAAACCTGAAGAAATATACTAAATGTTTACATGAAAGACACCATTATAACATCTCATGAGGAAGTATTTATCTCCTTGTATTTTCTGTCGATGTTAAGGTTTTTTCCTCTGTATGATCATCACTTCCTGAGCGTGGGATTCTTTCTCCTCCTGATTTAGGTTTTATAATGATAGTGTAATATGTTGAACAGATTGTAAAGCTCTTTGAGGCAAAATTGTGATTTTGATCTATATGGGTAAAATTAACTTGACTGAATATTTCCTCTCAATGAACATATACCACACACTAGAATTcaactgaggaaacagcaaAAAACCTGTGTCTTTATAAACTCTACATGTCACCTCCCTAGTTCTAGGCTGAAGAGAAAGGTGTCAACTTTTTACATAAAAAGTTTCAACGTTTAGCTTTGGGTATTCTGGCAACAAGATAAGCATCATCTTCTCTGCCACCCTAATGTATGAGAGTATCACTCAAATCCCTACCATACACTTAAATACTTTGAAAATGCTTTCACAGTACCAAAGTCCAACACCTTCTTACATCTAAAGACCATTTGTCATAGGTCAGAGTGTTGTTAGTCACAGACTATAAGATTATGCACGGCCACTATTTGCACGATTGCTAGCTTGAAGTGGGAAAAAAGTGGACAGAAATTGCTGCAGCCCTTGAAATCCCCAGTCAGTATGGTTTATGCCATAGCTACCTATCTTAACACTGTTCTCAGTGGGGCGTTttgcaagctaacgttagtgaCTGGACTGTTTGCTTAAACATTCTGCTTGTTTTAACCAACGAACTAACTGTATGTTTCAGCTGAAGATTGCTCGATTTAATCATATATGTATGACTACACCAAATATAAATTTTCATTCATGATTTTACATGAAAACAGACCCctccatgttttgtgtcttccCAGTTTGCTATTTCCTGTTTGATGCTGGAGGaagttgttgacaatgttcatgTCATTGAACATTGGAAACTTCTCTGTTTCCATGAGCTTGGACCAAAAACCAATTATCCcaattcaagttagtggagcattaaacaggaagtcagtcacTCAGCTGATTGAAGTTGGCCACGTGGCTGCATTCGGCTATGTTTTGCGGCcgtaagtctctagtgtgcttgctctatgaACCCCACTATGCTGAAATATCTGGGTACTTTCATTCCATGGTAACTGAGCATTTTTGGCTTCAtctgccactgagcaactttcatggTAATGATTGGGGTTCAATGCTGTACCCAGGTATACATCCATGCTAAAACTTGTGAGATTAtttaacatgtttgattttattggaACGTCAGGATGATAAAAAGACTGACTTGAGACAGTTCAGACTGAGTTTTATCACCACCTAACACCAAACGATTGAGATCACAGAAGCATGCCAAAACTCTAGCAAAATTATGATGATTTTATTCCGACATTGAAAATTTGTCTCTAACAATAAAActgtttcagatttttttttggtgtaaatCTGGTATGAAGTGTGCTCATGAAGTTTAAGTTGAAGAAACCATTTGTTAAGTGCTGTTTACCCAACAGCAGAACATTTGACAAATCGGAGGTAGATTTAAAACAATTATAATCAACATAATGTCAATACATTAAACCATCAGAAATCTTAATTCTGGTTAGGAGCATGTCAGATTCTCTGTGCAGACAGTTCAAAACATTTTGTAAGTGTTTTAGCTGACAGTGTAAACAGGATAAATAGACAAAACCAAAGCCTCAACTGTCGTCAATACTTACTACATGTTTTATATCCACAGTTTGTAATTTCTTCTGTTTCTCAATCTAAATAATGACAAAAGACAGACTTTGATGACGTTGTGAAGTAACGTGCGGTAATATATTGTCGATACAAATCTATCTGACGTGAATAAGGTAGAAATTATGTTTACAGACGAGGATAAGTATGAAAGGTATATTCACGTTACCTTTAGTTAGGTAATGTCCGATCATTTAAATGAAATAGCTGGTTAGTCAGTCACATTAAATTTCCAACAAATAGCATTTGCTGAGTCAACTACACAGCTGCTGTAGCTAACATTATGTGGTGAATTCAGTCATGGGGTAGTGTTGACCTGTGGTGGGTGGT
This window encodes:
- the si:dkey-195m11.8 gene encoding fidgetin; translation: MLSPVTPYSLLKMHWSPEHAAPLSQWPEQHLDVTSTTSPPSAHKHDPYATAARRSYAPAGYPWASDDISALTASSLLKRYAEKYSGLELSYERPPTGAYSEPGTFLKTESEPWALGQGMECYPGLEALTGTKVGSASVGIPATGSVTVVSSNLASEPGYSGAGSCSTPSSQEYPPAYNSTYLSSGYCPQSSAALPPAPLHSLQAAPTLVPSYSASTPVYNYPPGCYPQTSLSSGYSHPSASYLPPGISAPTPLAPRPTMVGGSYSYPSHSLGGSSDGGVPLKRKAFEMAEEGQEAGEVEGSRYRKYGNGHGNSHGKGHGNGYDMSGSASDPQAYKPGKPMMSPPYGGAGDYSPPSSLAGESVSGEHNFPQQQRMSMKIPASHTRSEDPTAGR